One segment of Arcanobacterium haemolyticum DSM 20595 DNA contains the following:
- the ftsR gene encoding transcriptional regulator FtsR, with translation MSASPKRVVAEESDLGTWPHDVSHQGTLKIGEVIGLLAYDFPFLAASKIRYFESQELITPQRTASNQRLFSMADVERLRFILVEQRDRYVALPQIKEMLRQLDAGESTAHHPGLMRVVSDRDRAKPSPGTRLHIRELADLVGASCDDIQRYIDARILTTDARGRLTSQAVDIVRFGLMLEAKGMDIRHVRAIRHSAHSHAANIVTMLATERTKNTPLAKERVIAETSEFATIFNHLYQALLLENIDVELR, from the coding sequence ATGAGTGCATCCCCTAAGCGGGTTGTTGCTGAAGAATCTGATCTTGGCACATGGCCCCACGATGTTTCGCATCAAGGCACGCTAAAAATTGGTGAGGTCATTGGGCTTCTTGCCTATGACTTCCCGTTTTTAGCGGCCTCTAAGATCCGCTATTTTGAGTCTCAGGAACTTATTACACCTCAACGAACGGCATCAAATCAGCGGCTTTTCTCGATGGCAGATGTGGAACGTTTACGCTTCATTCTGGTTGAACAACGCGATCGGTATGTGGCTTTACCGCAGATTAAAGAAATGCTACGGCAGTTGGATGCGGGGGAGAGCACTGCTCATCATCCTGGCTTGATGCGTGTTGTCAGCGATCGTGATCGTGCTAAGCCTAGCCCAGGTACCCGTCTTCATATTCGTGAACTAGCCGATCTTGTTGGAGCATCTTGTGACGATATCCAACGTTATATAGATGCGCGTATTTTGACTACCGATGCTCGCGGCAGGCTGACATCGCAGGCTGTTGATATTGTTCGTTTTGGGCTGATGCTTGAAGCTAAAGGAATGGATATTCGCCATGTACGTGCGATCCGCCACTCGGCTCATTCGCATGCAGCCAATATTGTCACAATGTTAGCTACGGAACGTACGAAAAATACTCCGCTGGCAAAAGAACGCGTTATCGCTGAAACTAGCGAATTTGCAACGATCTTTAACCATTTATATCAGGCGCTTTTGCTGGAAAACATTGACGTCGAACTTCGCTAA
- a CDS encoding FHA domain-containing protein, with protein MNNELNTPEQWQDPTATSRFSAISQHTESPVPGRGLDAEDIATINALPESSALLIALKGPNVGARFLLNADRVLVGRHTRADIFLDDVTVSRKHAVFERTAEGFVVRDSNSLNGTYVNMQQVDEAALHDGDEVRIGKYQLTFYAAPKVAE; from the coding sequence ATGAACAACGAGCTCAACACACCAGAACAGTGGCAAGATCCAACCGCTACGTCTCGGTTTAGCGCGATCTCGCAGCATACGGAGTCTCCTGTACCAGGGCGTGGCCTCGATGCCGAAGATATCGCAACCATTAACGCGTTACCTGAATCTTCAGCACTCTTGATCGCCTTGAAAGGCCCAAACGTGGGTGCTCGCTTCTTGCTTAACGCAGATCGGGTCCTCGTTGGCCGCCATACACGTGCAGATATCTTCCTTGATGATGTTACTGTGTCACGCAAACACGCCGTGTTCGAACGCACGGCGGAAGGATTTGTTGTGCGTGATTCGAACTCATTGAATGGCACCTATGTGAATATGCAACAAGTTGACGAAGCCGCACTTCATGATGGCGATGAGGTGCGAATTGGCAAGTATCAGCTCACGTTCTATGCAGCTCCAAAGGTTGCCGAATGA
- the pepN gene encoding aminopeptidase N, which yields MNTENLSRSEARERSDALEITNHYIDLNVVEAPAQGDTFTVTSHIEVTVRSAITTFADFIGREATLQVDGVEVDPKFDGARVYLPTLEPGIHTLTIHGIGVYSTTGEGLHRFRDPQDGQTYLYTQFEPADARRVFPNFEQPNLKTEFHISITAPATWTVLSNGSEVRREPVGQNSLGTDCVKVAFAPTKRQSTYLTAFIAGPYVGFQDVAETAQGPIDVGFYCRATLAEYFDLDDISTVTKQGLNTFPAAFGSPYPWGKYDSVFVPEYNLGAMENPGCVTFSEDHYIFRGLSTRAQRATRANTILHEMSHMWFGDYTTPVWWDDLWLKESFAEFMGAWGSAQATQYTEAWVDFAGARLNWAMRTDQLPTTHPIVADIPDLEAADQAFDGITYAKGAAVLRQLVAFVGEEQFFSGVRAYFAQHAFSNATLEDLLVALESASGRDLREWAQEWLHTTGISTVMVERTDDAVVLTQVGTDSVSGLPIRRPHRIRVSGFRVEDGVLRRVASVDTDLRDSVEIPWDAIGGVDVDVVLPNDDALSYLKVAFDARSLEAALVYDVEDALSRSVVSGQLWQMTYDGLLKPEQYAAFVGREPLLPSASLLSQRTTSALYAFRHFSPVDSRSEVLNGYFDMALASREQAEPDTDPHTIWTRAIALIGSLLSERDADVARILEETTDSDLRWMLLIARSASGAVTREELDAELARTGAASDVVSHLEATASLPGGRAETLNTLLTGALSNDHLQALVNGFTQYQHAAEAREALPHFFELIEEMWRTRSQELAERLIYGLYPMSDLAEGTLPEENADVVEATRWLDETPDAPAALRKIILDQRDTHLRSLRNQFR from the coding sequence ATGAATACTGAAAACCTCTCCCGTTCTGAAGCCCGCGAACGTTCGGATGCTTTGGAGATCACGAATCACTACATCGATCTCAATGTTGTTGAAGCGCCAGCGCAGGGCGATACGTTTACTGTCACGTCTCATATTGAGGTCACGGTTCGGTCCGCGATCACAACGTTTGCTGATTTTATTGGCCGTGAGGCAACGCTTCAGGTTGATGGGGTAGAGGTTGATCCGAAGTTCGATGGCGCACGGGTTTATCTGCCAACACTTGAACCGGGCATTCACACGCTGACTATTCACGGTATTGGCGTGTATTCCACAACGGGAGAGGGCCTTCACCGCTTCCGGGATCCGCAAGATGGCCAAACCTATCTTTACACGCAGTTCGAACCGGCAGATGCCCGCCGCGTGTTCCCGAATTTTGAGCAGCCCAATTTGAAGACCGAGTTCCACATTTCTATTACAGCGCCCGCAACCTGGACTGTTCTGTCGAATGGTTCTGAGGTTCGCCGGGAGCCAGTGGGGCAGAATTCGTTGGGAACTGATTGTGTAAAGGTTGCGTTTGCTCCAACGAAGCGCCAGTCCACGTATCTCACAGCGTTTATTGCAGGTCCGTATGTTGGGTTCCAGGACGTTGCGGAAACAGCCCAGGGCCCGATTGATGTGGGTTTCTACTGCCGGGCAACATTGGCAGAGTATTTTGATTTGGACGATATTTCTACCGTTACGAAGCAGGGTTTGAACACGTTCCCAGCGGCGTTTGGTTCGCCGTATCCGTGGGGCAAGTACGATTCGGTGTTTGTTCCTGAATACAATTTGGGTGCGATGGAGAATCCTGGCTGCGTCACGTTTTCTGAGGATCACTATATTTTCCGTGGGCTTTCTACTCGCGCCCAGCGTGCTACGCGTGCGAACACGATTCTTCACGAAATGTCCCACATGTGGTTTGGCGATTACACCACACCTGTGTGGTGGGATGATTTGTGGTTGAAAGAATCGTTTGCGGAGTTTATGGGTGCGTGGGGTAGTGCTCAGGCAACGCAGTACACTGAGGCGTGGGTTGATTTTGCGGGTGCTCGGTTGAATTGGGCGATGCGTACGGATCAGCTTCCAACCACGCATCCGATTGTTGCGGATATTCCTGACCTCGAGGCTGCTGACCAGGCGTTTGATGGCATCACGTACGCGAAGGGTGCCGCGGTTTTGCGCCAGTTGGTTGCGTTTGTCGGGGAAGAGCAGTTCTTCAGTGGCGTGCGTGCGTATTTTGCTCAGCATGCGTTCTCGAACGCTACGCTTGAGGATTTGTTGGTTGCGTTGGAGTCTGCGTCCGGCCGTGATTTGCGTGAGTGGGCACAAGAGTGGCTTCACACCACGGGTATTTCTACGGTTATGGTGGAGCGTACTGACGACGCCGTTGTGCTCACCCAAGTTGGTACCGATTCTGTTTCTGGTTTGCCGATTCGCCGTCCACACCGTATTCGCGTTTCCGGCTTCCGCGTTGAAGACGGCGTGTTGCGCCGGGTTGCGTCGGTAGATACGGATCTTCGTGATTCTGTAGAGATTCCGTGGGATGCGATCGGTGGGGTAGACGTGGATGTGGTGTTGCCTAACGACGACGCCCTCTCGTACCTTAAGGTTGCATTCGATGCACGGTCGCTTGAAGCGGCGTTGGTGTACGACGTCGAAGACGCCCTGTCACGTTCAGTGGTGTCGGGGCAATTGTGGCAGATGACGTATGACGGGCTGTTGAAGCCGGAGCAGTACGCTGCTTTTGTTGGCCGTGAACCGTTGCTCCCGTCTGCGTCGTTACTCTCCCAGCGCACAACGTCTGCACTGTACGCGTTCCGTCACTTTAGCCCGGTAGATAGCCGATCTGAGGTGTTGAACGGTTACTTTGATATGGCGCTTGCATCGCGGGAACAGGCAGAACCTGATACTGATCCACACACGATCTGGACTCGCGCGATCGCGCTTATCGGCTCACTTTTGTCAGAGCGCGATGCGGATGTCGCACGCATCCTTGAAGAAACAACCGATTCCGATCTGCGCTGGATGTTGCTCATTGCTCGCAGTGCTTCTGGCGCCGTCACTCGTGAAGAGTTGGATGCTGAACTGGCGCGGACGGGCGCTGCGTCCGACGTCGTCTCTCACCTCGAAGCAACCGCGTCATTACCTGGCGGACGTGCCGAAACCCTCAACACGCTACTCACTGGCGCGTTGTCTAACGATCATCTTCAAGCCTTGGTAAATGGGTTCACCCAATACCAACATGCGGCCGAAGCCCGTGAAGCTCTGCCACATTTCTTCGAACTAATCGAAGAAATGTGGCGCACACGTTCGCAAGAACTCGCAGAACGGCTTATCTACGGGCTTTACCCGATGTCTGACTTGGCCGAAGGAACCCTGCCAGAAGAAAACGCTGATGTTGTGGAGGCAACGCGCTGGCTTGATGAGACGCCAGACGCACCGGCAGCGCTACGGAAGATTATTCTTGACCAACGCGACACTCATCTTCGCTCTCTGCGTAACCAATTCCGGTGA
- the der gene encoding ribosome biogenesis GTPase Der: protein MSDEYVFDDTFDPNATFASVEEDDPEALAHADAMRSFLDDYDLDDEDRALLDGEIEFTPITEQWGKPVLAILGRPNVGKSTLVNRIVGQRVAVVQDTPGVTRDRVKYDAEWAGVDFTIMDTGGWEAVVEGIDKSVSDSSEQAINEADVVMLVVDATVGATDTDERMVRLLRRSGKPVILAANKVDSPQGESDAAALWNLGLGEPHPISALHGRGTGDLLHAAVKMLPEVSAVALARPDNGPRRVALVGRPNVGKSSLLNQLAGSNRVVVNELAGTTRDPVDEVIELDGQPWTFVDTAGVRRRVHLTKGADYYATLRTQSAIEKAELGLVLMDASEPMAEQDIRVVQQVIDAGRAVVVIMNKWDLVEEERRLELDREFERELVQIQWAERINLSAKTGWHTNRLTRAMSTALESWDMRIPTGKLNAFLGELQAANPHPVRSGKQPRILFASQVANRPPRFVLFTTGFFDHGYRRFIENRLRREFGFVGTPVEISVRPRQKRQRKK, encoded by the coding sequence ATGAGTGACGAATACGTATTCGATGACACGTTTGATCCGAACGCAACATTTGCGTCCGTAGAAGAGGACGATCCCGAAGCTTTGGCTCACGCTGACGCCATGCGTTCGTTCTTGGACGATTATGATTTGGACGACGAAGATCGTGCTCTCCTTGATGGAGAAATCGAATTTACTCCTATTACTGAACAGTGGGGTAAGCCTGTTCTTGCTATTCTTGGACGTCCAAATGTTGGCAAGTCAACGCTCGTCAACCGTATCGTTGGCCAACGCGTTGCCGTTGTCCAGGATACCCCTGGTGTTACCCGTGACCGCGTGAAGTATGACGCCGAATGGGCTGGCGTTGATTTCACCATTATGGATACTGGCGGCTGGGAAGCAGTTGTTGAAGGCATCGATAAGTCTGTGTCTGATTCTTCCGAACAGGCAATTAACGAAGCCGACGTTGTGATGCTGGTTGTGGACGCAACCGTGGGCGCAACTGATACCGATGAACGCATGGTTCGCCTCCTGCGTCGTAGTGGAAAACCAGTCATCCTGGCAGCAAACAAGGTCGATTCCCCACAAGGCGAATCTGACGCTGCGGCCCTGTGGAATCTCGGTCTGGGTGAACCGCACCCGATTTCGGCGCTCCACGGCCGCGGTACAGGCGATCTGCTTCACGCGGCAGTCAAGATGCTTCCAGAAGTATCGGCTGTTGCGTTGGCACGGCCTGACAACGGGCCGCGCCGTGTTGCGCTCGTTGGCCGCCCGAACGTCGGAAAATCGTCGCTTCTCAACCAACTTGCCGGGTCAAACCGAGTCGTTGTGAACGAACTCGCGGGAACCACGCGCGATCCAGTTGATGAAGTTATCGAACTCGATGGGCAGCCATGGACGTTCGTGGATACCGCAGGCGTTCGGCGTCGTGTTCACCTCACCAAGGGCGCCGATTACTACGCAACTTTGCGTACGCAATCCGCCATCGAAAAGGCGGAACTTGGTCTGGTGCTCATGGACGCATCGGAACCAATGGCAGAGCAAGATATCCGCGTTGTACAACAGGTGATCGACGCAGGTCGCGCCGTTGTTGTGATCATGAACAAATGGGATCTGGTGGAAGAAGAACGCCGCCTCGAACTCGATCGTGAATTCGAACGTGAACTCGTTCAAATCCAATGGGCGGAACGAATCAACCTATCTGCGAAGACCGGCTGGCACACCAACCGCCTCACGCGCGCAATGAGCACTGCGCTCGAATCGTGGGACATGCGTATCCCAACCGGAAAACTCAACGCATTCTTGGGCGAACTCCAAGCGGCCAACCCGCACCCAGTACGCTCCGGAAAACAGCCACGAATCCTCTTCGCATCGCAGGTAGCCAACCGGCCACCACGATTTGTCCTGTTCACCACCGGATTCTTCGATCACGGCTACCGCCGCTTCATCGAAAACCGGTTGCGCCGCGAATTTGGCTTCGTTGGAACTCCGGTAGAAATCTCCGTGCGACCACGCCAAAAGCGCCAACGCAAGAAGTGA
- the cmk gene encoding (d)CMP kinase: MALRVAIDGPSGSGKSTVARRVAQELGLGYLDTGAMYRAATWWALHEGIDLDDPAAVLECTKTMPLEIVLDPQGQKFVCGGSDITADIRTSELSKVVSKVAVNVPVRKEMLRRQRAIIESQDASDSYSEGRGIVAEGRDITTVVAPDAHVRVLLTASEEARLARRALEVRGSADAAALAQTRDEVLRRDRDDSTVSEFMTAQDGVTTIDSSNLTIDQVVDAVLTLIKESQV; encoded by the coding sequence ATGGCGTTACGTGTTGCTATTGATGGCCCATCCGGTTCGGGCAAGTCTACGGTTGCGCGCCGGGTGGCGCAGGAATTGGGCTTAGGCTACTTGGATACGGGCGCGATGTACCGTGCGGCTACGTGGTGGGCGTTGCACGAAGGTATTGATCTAGACGATCCTGCCGCTGTTCTTGAGTGCACAAAGACAATGCCGCTTGAGATCGTGCTTGATCCGCAGGGACAGAAGTTTGTGTGTGGTGGTAGCGATATTACTGCTGATATTCGAACCTCTGAACTATCCAAGGTCGTTTCGAAAGTTGCCGTAAACGTTCCTGTTCGTAAGGAAATGTTGCGCCGCCAGCGTGCGATTATCGAATCGCAAGATGCGAGCGATTCCTATTCGGAAGGCCGCGGCATTGTGGCGGAAGGCCGCGATATTACAACGGTTGTTGCTCCTGATGCTCACGTTCGTGTGCTACTCACCGCGTCTGAAGAGGCGCGTTTGGCACGCCGTGCGTTAGAAGTTCGGGGCAGTGCGGACGCGGCTGCGCTTGCGCAGACGCGCGATGAGGTTTTGCGCCGTGACCGGGATGATTCTACGGTTTCAGAGTTTATGACTGCCCAAGATGGCGTGACTACGATCGATTCGTCGAACTTAACGATTGACCAGGTTGTGGATGCTGTTTTGACATTAATTAAGGAGTCGCAGGTATGA
- a CDS encoding pseudouridine synthase, giving the protein MSRKSQDLHNPQGERLQKVLAHAGVASRRAAEDMIQQGRVSVEGTIVRQLGIRVDPQSAVIHVDGNRVQLDQELITVALYKPPGVVSTMSDDQGRKTLADFVEDYPQRLVHVGRLDVDTEGLILLSNDGELVHRLTHPSYEVPKTYIARVEGTVTRGLQRVMEKGITLEDGPVHADRFIIREVAKKNSIVEITLHSGRNRIVRRMMEEVGHPVMELVRMQFGNIVAGHLKPGQVRQIAGSELGALMSMVGM; this is encoded by the coding sequence ATGAGCCGCAAATCGCAAGATCTGCACAATCCGCAGGGCGAACGCCTGCAGAAAGTGCTTGCGCATGCCGGCGTGGCGTCACGCCGTGCTGCAGAAGATATGATCCAACAAGGCCGCGTGAGCGTTGAAGGAACGATCGTACGCCAGCTAGGTATCCGGGTTGATCCGCAATCCGCAGTTATTCATGTAGACGGCAACCGGGTTCAGCTCGATCAAGAGTTAATCACCGTGGCGCTCTACAAACCGCCGGGGGTTGTCTCCACCATGTCTGACGATCAAGGCCGTAAGACTCTGGCGGATTTCGTGGAAGACTACCCGCAGCGCTTGGTTCACGTTGGTCGCCTAGACGTGGATACGGAAGGCCTCATTCTTCTTTCGAATGATGGTGAACTCGTACACCGCCTTACCCACCCATCGTACGAAGTGCCAAAAACCTACATTGCGCGTGTTGAAGGCACGGTTACTCGTGGCCTGCAGCGTGTGATGGAAAAGGGCATCACGTTGGAAGACGGCCCCGTTCACGCCGATCGCTTCATCATTCGTGAAGTGGCCAAGAAGAATTCGATCGTGGAGATCACGTTGCATTCTGGACGTAACCGTATCGTGCGCCGCATGATGGAAGAAGTCGGACACCCTGTGATGGAGCTGGTGCGTATGCAGTTCGGCAACATTGTGGCGGGTCACTTGAAGCCTGGCCAGGTTCGCCAGATTGCTGGTTCTGAACTGGGTGCCCTCATGTCGATGGTGGGTATGTGA
- the scpB gene encoding SMC-Scp complex subunit ScpB: MNDDSYRRGALEAILMVAPEPVSADSLARVVGSTVADVTDLLTQMADNYSAGEYPHGFQLRNVGGGWRFYSHPRYADVVSEFMTAGQSSKLSVQALETLAVIAYRQPVSRAQIAAIRGVDVDSVVRTLQTRGLVQPAGVAPESGAVLYGTTDLFLEKMGMNSLDELDPLAPYLPDDDEFNDVVKEMA, encoded by the coding sequence ATGAATGACGATTCATATCGTCGCGGTGCGCTCGAAGCCATATTGATGGTGGCACCCGAACCAGTATCAGCAGATTCTCTTGCCCGGGTTGTAGGATCAACGGTGGCGGATGTTACTGATCTGCTTACCCAGATGGCAGACAACTATTCGGCTGGCGAATACCCTCACGGTTTTCAACTGCGCAACGTTGGTGGCGGGTGGCGTTTCTATTCTCATCCTCGCTATGCGGACGTGGTGAGTGAATTCATGACTGCCGGACAATCCTCAAAACTTTCGGTTCAAGCCTTGGAAACTCTTGCTGTGATTGCCTACCGCCAGCCCGTATCTCGCGCCCAGATCGCTGCTATTCGTGGGGTAGATGTTGATTCTGTTGTTCGCACGCTTCAAACGCGTGGGCTCGTTCAACCCGCTGGAGTTGCCCCAGAATCAGGCGCAGTGCTCTACGGAACAACCGATCTTTTCTTAGAAAAAATGGGAATGAACTCCCTTGACGAACTTGATCCTCTGGCGCCCTACTTGCCAGATGATGACGAATTTAATGATGTAGTAAAGGAGATGGCATGA
- a CDS encoding segregation and condensation protein A — MVVQEDLGSGSRFAVNLDVFSGPFEVLLSLISKHRLDVTDVALAKITDEFLAFVRDQDEAALDQMSEFVVVAATLLDLKAARLLPRDEREDDDLLALFEARDVLFAKLLQYRAFKKVAVELAQRMREQSLSFARDVPVEPEFSQITPPVEIRLSPVELALFAASVFARKPDTVATEHIHDPLVPVESQVAYIRERLAVGESITFGDLCSDAPDVSTVVSRFLAVLDLLRRGEIECDQTGPLAPLTITRIVVANGVALKSIDRSDAERSPNE; from the coding sequence ATGGTGGTACAGGAGGATCTCGGTTCGGGATCCAGATTCGCGGTCAATTTGGACGTGTTTTCTGGTCCGTTCGAGGTCCTCTTGTCCCTTATCAGCAAACATCGCTTGGACGTGACGGACGTGGCGTTGGCCAAAATCACCGACGAATTCCTTGCGTTCGTGCGCGATCAAGACGAAGCCGCGTTGGATCAGATGAGCGAATTCGTTGTGGTTGCGGCTACGTTGCTGGATTTGAAAGCGGCGCGGTTGCTTCCACGCGATGAAAGGGAGGACGACGATCTTCTTGCGCTCTTTGAAGCCCGCGACGTCTTGTTTGCCAAGCTTTTGCAGTACCGGGCCTTCAAAAAAGTTGCTGTGGAATTGGCGCAGCGGATGCGCGAACAATCGTTGAGTTTTGCGCGCGATGTTCCGGTGGAGCCAGAGTTTTCGCAGATCACGCCACCTGTTGAGATCCGGTTGAGCCCGGTGGAGTTGGCCTTGTTCGCCGCCAGTGTGTTTGCTCGGAAACCTGACACCGTGGCAACGGAACATATTCATGATCCGTTGGTGCCGGTGGAAAGCCAGGTGGCATATATTCGGGAACGGTTGGCTGTAGGCGAATCGATCACGTTTGGCGATCTGTGTTCGGATGCTCCGGATGTTTCTACTGTGGTTTCCCGATTTTTGGCCGTGCTGGATTTATTGCGGCGTGGCGAAATCGAATGTGACCAAACCGGGCCGTTGGCACCGCTCACAATTACTCGCATCGTTGTAGCAAATGGGGTAGCCTTAAAATCTATCGATCGCAGTGATGCAGAACGGAGCCCTAATGAATGA